The following proteins are encoded in a genomic region of Catenulispora sp. GP43:
- a CDS encoding YbaK/EbsC family protein, producing the protein MERIADHPAVQAVEKELRAKGFEPKVVVLPESAPNAQAAADQVGCEVGAIANSLVFEADGAPLLVLTSGAHRVDTAKVAAELGVGKVGRASKEFVYEHTGQRIGGVAPLGHPAPVRTLIDQALAAYPEVWAAAGHAHTVFAITFADLVRVTGGDVVEVN; encoded by the coding sequence ATGGAACGCATCGCTGACCATCCGGCCGTGCAGGCCGTCGAGAAGGAACTCCGGGCGAAGGGCTTCGAGCCGAAGGTCGTCGTCCTGCCGGAGTCGGCCCCGAACGCCCAGGCCGCCGCGGACCAGGTCGGCTGCGAGGTCGGCGCGATCGCCAACAGCCTGGTGTTCGAGGCCGACGGCGCGCCGCTGCTGGTGCTGACCAGCGGCGCGCACCGGGTGGACACGGCGAAGGTGGCGGCAGAGCTCGGTGTGGGGAAGGTGGGTCGCGCCTCGAAGGAGTTCGTGTACGAGCACACCGGGCAGCGCATCGGCGGTGTGGCCCCGCTCGGGCATCCGGCGCCGGTCCGGACGTTGATCGACCAGGCCCTGGCGGCGTATCCGGAGGTGTGGGCAGCTGCGGGGCATGCGCACACGGTGTTCGCGATCACGTTCGCGGACCTGGTGCGGGTGACCGGCGGCGACGTTGTCGAGGTGAACTGA
- a CDS encoding serine hydrolase domain-containing protein, translating into MADVQGTYTKEFSAVADALSELLDTQDLGASAAVFVDGDPVVDIWGGYVDAERSLPWEHDTIVNVMSTTKPMTALCALILADRGLLDLSAPVSTYWPEFAAAGKEHVLVRHLLSHTAGLPDWPGRMVAEDLYDWSAVTERLAAMPTQWEPGTEAGYHSVTFGFLIGEVVRRVSGRSIGAFLAEEVAGPLGADFHIGLAAEHDARIARLYPPSSHGDDFNSAGPDYASTGGIRVKDANTEAWRRAEIPAANGFGNARGIALIQSALSNRGVASGVRLLSEQGCEPAWQPEYSGPDRILGQPTTYAMGFGVYGGTFGWGGWGGSLVMNAHASRMSVAYAMNQMLDPREQEDSRGLKIIAAAYEGLR; encoded by the coding sequence ATGGCTGACGTACAGGGCACGTACACGAAAGAGTTCTCCGCGGTCGCCGACGCGCTGTCCGAACTGCTCGACACGCAGGACCTCGGCGCCTCGGCGGCGGTGTTCGTCGACGGCGACCCGGTGGTCGACATCTGGGGCGGCTACGTCGACGCCGAGCGGTCGCTCCCGTGGGAGCACGACACGATCGTCAACGTCATGTCCACGACCAAACCGATGACGGCGTTGTGCGCGCTGATCCTCGCAGATCGAGGCCTGCTCGACCTTTCCGCTCCCGTTTCTACCTACTGGCCGGAGTTCGCGGCGGCCGGCAAGGAACACGTCCTGGTACGGCATCTGCTCTCGCACACCGCCGGGCTCCCGGACTGGCCGGGCCGGATGGTCGCCGAGGACTTGTACGACTGGAGCGCGGTCACCGAGCGCCTGGCGGCGATGCCGACGCAGTGGGAGCCCGGGACGGAGGCCGGCTACCACTCGGTCACGTTCGGGTTCCTCATCGGCGAGGTAGTACGACGGGTCAGCGGACGCAGCATCGGCGCATTCCTGGCCGAGGAGGTCGCCGGGCCCCTCGGCGCCGACTTCCACATCGGGCTCGCCGCCGAACACGACGCCCGCATCGCGCGGCTCTACCCACCGTCCTCACACGGGGACGACTTCAACTCCGCAGGTCCCGACTACGCCTCGACCGGCGGCATCCGGGTCAAGGACGCCAACACCGAGGCGTGGCGGCGTGCCGAGATCCCGGCGGCGAACGGTTTCGGCAACGCGCGCGGCATCGCGCTCATCCAGTCCGCCTTGAGCAACCGGGGTGTGGCATCGGGAGTGCGGTTGCTGTCCGAGCAGGGGTGCGAGCCGGCGTGGCAGCCGGAGTACTCCGGCCCGGACCGCATCCTGGGGCAGCCGACGACCTACGCGATGGGCTTCGGGGTCTACGGCGGCACGTTCGGGTGGGGCGGCTGGGGCGGGTCGCTGGTGATGAACGCCCACGCGTCTCGCATGAGCGTCGCCTACGCCATGAACCAGATGCTCGATCCGCGTGAGCAGGAGGACAGCCGCGGCTTGAAGATCATCGCGGCTGCCTACGAAGGGCTGCGCTGA
- a CDS encoding MFS transporter produces the protein MTTATCDVRLPPARPRLWNRDFRLYFTARLVSLLGDSMLPVALLYGVVSLGYGTTGVGLVLAAQVLPFAAFVLFGGVLADRFTPQRMMVGADAARFVLQAIAATAFATGHPALWLLMGLSGLSGVATAAFQPGLASVITQVSDDLQRANAVTRVAEAMATLGGPAIAGLLIAVSGVPVVLAADSATFAVSGVCLLMLRLAPVARAASQESTWRNLVEGWHEFRVRTWMPSVILAWIVLGITVWGPIRPLATILVTDRHGASGLGLMWTAFGAGGVLGGLAGVRFRPRHPLRAGAAGLLAWSAWPLALAAGLPLPQVCVGAALGGATSAFWGVMWSTSVQTHVPAAVLNRISAYEIAGSLIAFPIGQALAGPVSDAVGTSRALYASAAILVVVLITMLCVPAIRHLGARAVENPNVSDHLGR, from the coding sequence TTGACGACGGCGACCTGTGACGTCCGGCTGCCGCCCGCGCGGCCCCGCTTGTGGAACCGGGACTTCCGGCTGTACTTCACCGCGCGCCTGGTCTCGCTCCTGGGCGACTCCATGCTCCCGGTCGCGCTGCTGTACGGCGTCGTGAGCCTCGGCTACGGCACCACCGGCGTCGGGTTGGTACTGGCCGCGCAGGTGCTGCCGTTCGCAGCGTTCGTACTGTTCGGGGGAGTGCTCGCCGACCGGTTCACCCCGCAGCGGATGATGGTCGGCGCCGACGCCGCCCGGTTCGTACTCCAGGCGATCGCCGCGACCGCTTTTGCCACCGGCCATCCGGCGCTGTGGCTGCTGATGGGATTGTCAGGGCTGTCCGGGGTGGCGACCGCGGCGTTCCAGCCGGGGCTGGCCAGCGTCATCACGCAGGTCTCCGACGATCTACAACGGGCCAATGCCGTCACCCGCGTTGCCGAAGCCATGGCCACGCTCGGCGGGCCGGCGATCGCCGGGCTGCTGATCGCGGTCTCCGGGGTACCGGTGGTGCTGGCCGCGGACTCCGCGACGTTCGCGGTCAGCGGTGTCTGCCTGCTGATGCTGCGCCTGGCGCCGGTGGCCCGGGCCGCGAGCCAGGAGTCGACGTGGCGCAACCTGGTCGAGGGCTGGCACGAGTTCCGTGTTCGTACTTGGATGCCCTCGGTCATCCTGGCGTGGATCGTGCTGGGCATCACCGTGTGGGGCCCGATCCGGCCGCTGGCCACCATCTTGGTCACCGACCGCCACGGCGCCTCGGGGCTGGGCCTGATGTGGACGGCCTTCGGCGCCGGCGGCGTGCTCGGCGGGCTGGCGGGGGTGCGTTTCCGGCCCCGGCATCCGCTGCGCGCCGGCGCCGCCGGGCTGCTCGCCTGGTCGGCGTGGCCGCTGGCGTTGGCCGCCGGGCTGCCTCTGCCGCAGGTCTGTGTCGGTGCCGCCCTCGGAGGGGCGACCAGCGCGTTCTGGGGCGTGATGTGGTCCACCAGCGTGCAGACCCACGTGCCGGCCGCCGTGCTGAACCGCATCTCCGCCTACGAGATCGCCGGCTCGCTGATCGCTTTCCCGATCGGTCAGGCACTGGCCGGCCCGGTCAGCGACGCGGTCGGGACCAGCCGAGCCCTCTACGCTTCCGCCGCGATCCTGGTCGTGGTGCTGATCACGATGCTGTGTGTGCCGGCCATCCGGCACCTCGGGGCGCGCGCGGTCGAAAATCCTAACGTCTCGGACCATCTAGGGCGGTAG
- a CDS encoding glycosyltransferase family 39 protein, whose protein sequence is MNGSTEETQKPVPVGAGGYAGVGGATSYGGGDGGATVLRPGRVAWRPIALVAAVAGAVHLAVATRYGWHHDEFYYVICGRHPAFGYVDQPPAAPLLARFADADGGLFGVRLLAILAQLGCIVLTGELAAQFGARRAAQTLAAAAVAACPVFVAASMLFGTTVLDQVAWAALFVVVTRALRENRVRWWAASGAVAGLGFEGKNTIAVLVLGIAVGLVVHRREVLRTAGPWVALALAVLLAAPNVVWDALHGWPNLTMDRALSQQQGGPLGSLARIPELPLLLSGPPLIGLWWLGLRWLRSPAGREHRWLVPTAAVVTAVFVCGGGKVYYPAPLLVPLFAAGAVAAPIQWYPRRGLRSAVDGAGQSTRGWLSPGLGRGGRGVAISALVAAVIGLPVLPPAAATALTPVNPELMETYGWPQFTREVAVAAASQPASVPIFTSDFGEAGALTILGPGAGLRRPVYSGHDSYVYWGPPAGTPDVVLCVGKFPAGYLSRFWEQVTEIAPITFPAGLKNAETDRHAAIYLCRRPRGTWAQLWPELHHVD, encoded by the coding sequence GTGAACGGGAGCACGGAAGAGACTCAGAAGCCTGTGCCGGTCGGGGCCGGCGGCTATGCCGGCGTTGGCGGCGCTACCAGCTACGGGGGCGGGGACGGCGGCGCTACCGTCCTTCGTCCCGGCCGCGTCGCCTGGCGGCCGATCGCACTGGTGGCGGCGGTCGCCGGAGCGGTCCACCTGGCGGTGGCGACCCGCTACGGCTGGCACCACGACGAGTTCTACTACGTCATCTGCGGCCGGCACCCGGCGTTCGGCTACGTCGACCAGCCGCCGGCGGCGCCGTTGCTGGCCCGGTTCGCGGACGCGGACGGCGGCCTGTTCGGCGTGCGGCTGCTGGCGATCCTGGCGCAGCTCGGCTGCATCGTGTTGACCGGGGAGCTGGCGGCGCAGTTCGGGGCACGGCGCGCGGCGCAGACGCTGGCGGCCGCGGCGGTGGCGGCGTGTCCGGTGTTCGTGGCGGCGTCGATGTTGTTCGGGACGACGGTGCTGGACCAGGTGGCGTGGGCGGCGTTGTTCGTGGTGGTGACGCGGGCGCTGCGGGAGAACCGGGTGCGCTGGTGGGCGGCGTCTGGCGCGGTCGCAGGGCTCGGGTTCGAGGGCAAGAACACGATCGCGGTTCTGGTGCTCGGTATCGCGGTGGGTCTGGTGGTACATCGACGGGAGGTACTACGGACGGCGGGTCCGTGGGTCGCACTGGCGCTGGCGGTACTGCTCGCGGCGCCGAACGTGGTGTGGGACGCGCTGCACGGCTGGCCGAACCTGACGATGGACCGCGCGCTGTCGCAGCAGCAGGGCGGGCCGTTGGGCTCGCTGGCCCGGATCCCGGAACTGCCGCTACTGCTGTCCGGACCGCCGTTGATCGGCCTGTGGTGGCTGGGCCTGCGCTGGCTGCGTTCGCCGGCCGGGCGGGAGCACCGCTGGCTGGTCCCGACGGCGGCGGTGGTGACGGCGGTGTTCGTCTGCGGCGGCGGCAAGGTCTACTACCCGGCGCCGCTGCTGGTGCCGCTGTTCGCGGCCGGGGCGGTCGCTGCTCCGATCCAGTGGTATCCGCGGCGGGGCCTTCGTTCGGCGGTTGACGGTGCGGGACAATCGACGCGAGGGTGGTTGTCCCCCGGATTGGGGCGGGGTGGGAGGGGGGTCGCGATATCAGCCCTCGTCGCCGCCGTCATCGGCCTGCCGGTCCTGCCCCCGGCCGCGGCCACCGCGCTGACTCCGGTGAACCCCGAGCTGATGGAGACCTACGGGTGGCCGCAGTTCACGCGTGAGGTCGCCGTCGCGGCCGCGTCGCAGCCGGCGAGCGTGCCGATCTTCACCAGCGACTTCGGGGAGGCCGGGGCGCTGACCATCCTGGGCCCCGGCGCCGGTCTGCGGCGTCCCGTCTACAGCGGCCACGACAGCTACGTGTACTGGGGCCCGCCGGCCGGCACGCCGGACGTGGTGCTGTGCGTCGGCAAGTTCCCGGCGGGGTACCTGAGCCGGTTCTGGGAGCAGGTCACCGAAATCGCGCCGATCACCTTCCCCGCCGGTCTGAAGAACGCCGAGACCGACCGGCACGCCGCGATCTACCTGTGCCGCCGGCCGCGCGGGACGTGGGCGCAGTTGTGGCCGGAGTTGCATCACGTGGACTAG
- a CDS encoding SigE family RNA polymerase sigma factor, which produces MGAERDFDDFYLGTVRKVTAQIIALLGDAAEAEDAVQEAYARAWQRWDSVSKMDDPVAWVRVVAYRIKVSAWRSAVRRVAAHRRHGPPGNVPDHSPDSVALIAALRQIPEAQRRAIVLFHIAGLTIEQVAAEVGAPTGTIKARLSRGRAALAVLLAEPAADSPAAASPLKAVLDNGSGEYSYV; this is translated from the coding sequence GTGGGAGCGGAGAGGGATTTCGACGACTTCTATCTCGGCACGGTGCGCAAAGTGACGGCGCAGATCATCGCATTGCTGGGGGACGCCGCGGAGGCCGAGGACGCCGTCCAGGAAGCCTATGCGCGTGCCTGGCAGCGTTGGGACTCCGTGTCGAAGATGGACGACCCCGTCGCGTGGGTGCGGGTCGTCGCGTATCGGATCAAGGTGTCGGCGTGGCGGTCGGCCGTCCGGCGGGTCGCCGCGCACCGGCGGCACGGGCCGCCCGGGAACGTGCCCGACCACAGCCCTGATTCGGTGGCGTTGATCGCGGCGCTGCGGCAGATCCCGGAGGCGCAGCGGCGGGCGATCGTGTTGTTCCACATCGCGGGGCTGACGATCGAGCAGGTCGCCGCCGAGGTCGGGGCCCCGACCGGGACGATCAAGGCGCGGCTTTCCCGGGGGCGCGCCGCGCTGGCGGTGCTTCTGGCCGAACCGGCTGCCGACAGTCCGGCGGCGGCCTCGCCCCTGAAGGCAGTACTCGACAACGGAAGCGGGGAGTACAGCTATGTCTGA
- a CDS encoding L,D-transpeptidase family protein, with the protein MSENLDERLAAGAARLEQEAAVRSPADVRARGDQRRRRHTATMAVVPVAVLAIAGTAGLTLRPSGGASRPNMGGSPTVSDVRTSAAGATPTKTSAPVPAPTQAPTRALAASVDLARHTLTVLDAQGKKIKTLGISAGSPQHPTPTGTFTVVDKKPSEKVTAPIGPDNYSLIVYSYIDLGPNAPGIYASPWDQPHFGKDNATRGEIALSPDDATWLYGRLAVGDTIQVGDAAG; encoded by the coding sequence ATGTCTGAGAACCTCGACGAGCGCCTGGCCGCGGGCGCGGCGCGGCTGGAGCAGGAAGCCGCGGTCCGGTCGCCGGCCGATGTGCGGGCCCGGGGAGACCAGCGGCGCAGGCGGCACACCGCGACGATGGCGGTGGTGCCGGTGGCCGTTCTGGCTATCGCCGGGACCGCCGGGCTGACGTTGCGGCCCTCGGGCGGGGCGTCCCGGCCGAACATGGGGGGCTCGCCTACGGTGTCCGACGTTCGGACCTCGGCTGCCGGCGCGACGCCGACCAAAACGTCGGCGCCCGTGCCCGCGCCAACGCAGGCGCCGACGCGGGCGCTGGCAGCCAGCGTGGACCTGGCCCGGCACACGCTGACCGTCCTCGATGCGCAGGGCAAGAAGATCAAGACCCTGGGGATCTCGGCCGGCTCGCCTCAGCATCCGACTCCGACCGGGACCTTCACCGTCGTGGACAAGAAGCCGTCGGAGAAGGTCACCGCCCCGATCGGCCCGGACAACTACAGCCTGATCGTCTACTCCTACATCGACCTCGGTCCGAACGCGCCGGGCATCTACGCCTCGCCCTGGGATCAACCGCACTTCGGCAAGGACAACGCCACCCGCGGCGAGATCGCGCTCAGCCCCGACGACGCGACCTGGCTCTACGGCCGGCTGGCCGTCGGTGACACGATCCAGGTCGGCGACGCCGCAGGCTAA
- a CDS encoding class I SAM-dependent methyltransferase, which yields MSFNTDATTYRRGRPPYPDAVFDLLTDRCGLRPGARVLEIGAGSGLATGTLLAAGAHVVAVEPGADLAAILFAEHAGDHLEVIVSDFESADLPGGFDLAVAATALHWLDPDTSTGKIGRQVRPGGHLAAWWNEFGDVNRPTVFRDRLDEVYHDLLPAEPGYRASRSHVLDTDRWRAQLTAGGFFEDVQVEIIEWQQRLTPQTARDLWSTFPNIIELAPAAHTEFLDRLGGIIDDLGGSVEDPRLTVVYTARRA from the coding sequence ATGTCCTTCAACACCGACGCCACCACCTACCGCCGCGGTCGGCCGCCCTACCCCGACGCCGTCTTCGACCTCCTGACCGACCGCTGCGGACTACGCCCGGGCGCCCGCGTACTGGAGATCGGCGCCGGCAGCGGCCTGGCCACCGGAACCCTGCTCGCCGCCGGAGCGCACGTGGTCGCCGTCGAACCCGGCGCCGACCTGGCCGCGATCCTGTTCGCCGAACACGCCGGCGACCACCTCGAGGTCATCGTCTCCGACTTCGAATCCGCCGACCTTCCCGGCGGATTCGACCTCGCCGTCGCCGCGACCGCCCTGCACTGGCTCGACCCCGACACCTCGACCGGGAAGATCGGCCGACAGGTCCGCCCCGGCGGCCATCTGGCCGCCTGGTGGAACGAGTTCGGCGACGTCAACCGCCCCACCGTCTTCCGCGACCGCCTCGACGAGGTCTACCACGACCTGCTGCCCGCCGAACCCGGCTACCGCGCCAGCCGCTCCCACGTGCTGGACACCGACCGGTGGCGTGCGCAGCTGACCGCCGGCGGCTTCTTCGAGGACGTCCAGGTCGAGATCATCGAATGGCAGCAGAGGCTGACCCCGCAGACGGCGCGCGACCTGTGGTCGACGTTCCCGAACATCATCGAACTCGCACCGGCGGCCCACACCGAGTTCCTGGACCGGCTCGGCGGGATCATCGACGACCTCGGCGGGAGCGTTGAGGATCCGCGGCTGACGGTGGTGTACACGGCCCGGCGGGCATAG